From the genome of Streptomyces sp. NBC_01317, one region includes:
- a CDS encoding signal peptidase I: MDDGVYVGNADKEAAADGGWLLGHFKERGDPRHSDAVEVKWGVHPRGERRARWVKGEVRTALLVLVSGRFLMEFPGRSVLLARQGDYVVWGQGVDHSWFAEDDSVVMTLRWPSVSGYAVPDEECGARPE; the protein is encoded by the coding sequence ATGGACGACGGCGTGTACGTGGGCAATGCGGACAAGGAAGCGGCAGCTGACGGGGGATGGCTGCTCGGGCATTTCAAGGAGCGGGGCGATCCTCGCCACAGTGACGCCGTCGAGGTCAAATGGGGTGTCCATCCCCGCGGTGAGCGACGGGCGCGGTGGGTGAAGGGCGAGGTGCGGACGGCTCTGCTGGTTCTCGTCTCGGGACGCTTCCTCATGGAGTTTCCCGGCCGCAGCGTGCTGCTGGCGCGGCAGGGCGACTACGTCGTCTGGGGCCAGGGGGTGGATCACTCCTGGTTCGCCGAGGACGACTCCGTGGTCATGACCTTGCGATGGCCTTCTGTCTCTGGATACGCCGTCCCCGACGAGGAGTGCGGGGCACGACCGGAGTGA
- a CDS encoding glycosyltransferase, giving the protein MRVLLSTYGTRGDVEPLVALAVRLRARGVAVRMCAPPDEEFAERLDGIGVRLVPVGPPVRALMRGKVLPSATELACYRDELVETQFDTFPAAIDGCDVVVAAGLGQIAARSVAEAAGVSYVYVSYAAVHLPSPHHAPPPRPGWPEPDAADNRTLWGLDARNVDAQFGEALNRQRAALGLAPVSNVRDHVITDRPWLAADPDLGAWRETPGLDVVQTGAWTLADERPLPSDLARFLDAGSPPVYVGFGSMSPAEGVGSMAVEAVRAQGHRVLVSRGWADLELVDDGNDCFAVGEVSHRSLFGEVAAVVHHGGAGTTLTAARAGTPQVVIPLQLSDNPYWAGRVAALGLGAAVDAPTTTAESLGGALETALSPGTRARARSLAGRLRTDGAEVAARRLVDEFR; this is encoded by the coding sequence ATGCGGGTGCTGTTGTCCACATACGGGACACGTGGCGACGTCGAACCGCTGGTGGCACTCGCCGTGCGGCTACGGGCACGTGGCGTGGCCGTGCGGATGTGCGCCCCGCCGGACGAGGAGTTCGCCGAACGGCTCGACGGTATCGGAGTGCGGTTGGTGCCGGTGGGGCCGCCTGTCCGGGCGTTGATGCGCGGGAAGGTCCTGCCCTCGGCGACCGAACTGGCCTGCTACCGGGACGAGTTGGTCGAGACACAGTTCGACACCTTCCCCGCGGCGATCGACGGATGTGACGTCGTGGTGGCGGCAGGTCTGGGGCAGATCGCCGCGCGATCCGTGGCCGAGGCCGCGGGTGTCTCCTACGTGTACGTGAGCTATGCGGCGGTCCACCTGCCGTCGCCGCATCACGCGCCACCGCCGCGGCCGGGCTGGCCGGAGCCTGATGCCGCCGACAACCGGACACTGTGGGGGCTCGACGCCCGGAACGTCGACGCGCAGTTCGGCGAGGCGCTCAACCGTCAGCGGGCGGCGCTCGGTCTGGCACCGGTGAGCAACGTGCGCGATCACGTGATCACCGACCGTCCCTGGCTGGCGGCGGACCCGGACCTGGGGGCGTGGCGGGAGACCCCCGGCCTCGACGTCGTACAGACAGGCGCATGGACCCTCGCGGACGAACGCCCCCTGCCCTCGGACCTGGCGAGGTTCCTGGATGCGGGCAGTCCGCCGGTCTATGTGGGCTTCGGCAGTATGTCCCCGGCCGAAGGCGTCGGCTCCATGGCCGTCGAGGCGGTCCGTGCACAGGGGCACCGCGTGCTCGTGTCCCGGGGTTGGGCGGACCTGGAGCTGGTGGACGACGGGAACGACTGCTTCGCCGTCGGCGAGGTCAGCCATCGGAGCCTGTTCGGTGAGGTGGCCGCTGTGGTCCACCACGGTGGCGCGGGTACGACGCTGACGGCGGCCCGGGCGGGCACGCCGCAAGTGGTGATACCTCTTCAGCTGTCGGACAACCCGTACTGGGCCGGCCGGGTGGCGGCATTGGGCCTCGGCGCGGCTGTCGACGCTCCGACCACGACCGCGGAATCCCTGGGCGGCGCGCTCGAAACCGCTCTGTCACCCGGGACCCGGGCGCGTGCGAGGTCCCTGGCAGGCCGGCTCCGTACCGACGGGGCGGAGGTGGCCGCGCGCCGGTTGGTCGACGAGTTCCGGTGA
- a CDS encoding NTP transferase domain-containing protein, whose protein sequence is MQSSSTPVPDVSVILPCAGYGTRFGAPYPKELHCLAPGVTVLDRSLEGVVELAKSGLNVRLVIVFGTHKLETVSYLARYADTFQMVFVYQNESCGPGLDGAIRSALPMTRGPVALVLPDIVVVGSDTPGKLLHALRQAEVAGWCVVAAEERNHDTLRQMGALAVAEVEGVLTVGAATDKPADPSGFNAFWGMVAVTQSEAHKLPDVVATGTPNPLAGAVALMVEGIVNFNTPTG, encoded by the coding sequence ATGCAGAGTTCGTCCACACCCGTACCTGATGTTTCGGTCATCCTGCCCTGTGCCGGGTACGGAACACGCTTCGGGGCGCCCTACCCGAAGGAGTTGCACTGTCTCGCTCCTGGGGTCACGGTGCTGGACCGCAGCCTGGAAGGCGTCGTCGAACTCGCCAAGAGCGGACTCAACGTGCGCCTGGTCATCGTGTTCGGAACACACAAACTGGAGACGGTGAGTTACCTCGCCCGCTATGCCGACACCTTTCAGATGGTCTTCGTCTACCAGAACGAGTCGTGCGGACCCGGTCTCGACGGGGCGATCCGCTCCGCCCTGCCGATGACGCGGGGGCCGGTGGCTCTCGTGCTGCCCGACATCGTTGTCGTGGGGTCGGACACCCCGGGCAAGCTCCTGCACGCCCTGCGCCAGGCGGAGGTGGCGGGCTGGTGTGTCGTGGCCGCGGAGGAACGGAATCACGACACGCTGCGGCAGATGGGCGCACTGGCCGTGGCCGAGGTGGAAGGCGTCCTGACCGTGGGGGCGGCCACGGACAAGCCGGCCGATCCCTCGGGCTTCAACGCGTTCTGGGGCATGGTGGCCGTAACGCAGAGTGAGGCGCACAAGCTGCCCGACGTCGTGGCCACAGGAACACCCAACCCATTGGCAGGCGCGGTCGCTCTCATGGTGGAGGGCATCGTCAACTTCAACACCCCCACGGGCTGA
- a CDS encoding nSTAND1 domain-containing NTPase, with protein MKACGGDRAAWEQRWLLLTAELAAGESVEPVAALADAPYLGLATFEPADAERFFGRERLVGELCARLAESPFLAVFGASGAGKSSVLRAGLLPAVRAGGVEGGRHWPTVLLVPGERPVDELAVHLANLNNIAAGSLAHALTTAPEGIRLTIRQTLSGLPETACLLIVVDQFEEAFTLCHDEGERARFVDLLVAAAGEPRARVVIGTRADFYARCAEHAGLVAALDGRQVLIGPLDEADLRQVVAGPAKREGVRVEPELVEAVVNDALGQPGALPLVSHALLETWRTRRGTALTAAGYRAAGGVRGAIAQSAERVYGTLDETQRRLCGHLFVRLTALGEGTEDTRRRAPRAELLGGPEREAVSVVLDRLIAARLVTVDEESVTVAHEALIRGWPRLRAWLAEDRELLRAHRRLTQAAAEWEQHGRDDGDLFQGARLLAWDGRSLERFNDVERAFLDAGRSRRASERRGRRRRVRIGVAMFAAVVAVVGALGGAALVQSDRTAVERDRAESRQLAAEARSALRTDPRGAWLLARRAYATSPTAEAEAVLRQAVADDRTAAVVRGRDGRMLGVAISPDGSRLVGTSENGAVRIWGWSDGRVSGDAPRVLRGHRGEVWSPAFTPDGRRLATAGLDSTVRVWDLSGRQRPVVLRGHRGPVRKVAFSPDGRRVASAGDDGTVRVWDAAGRGKPQVLRGRQGGVLAVAFSAAGRHMVTGGKDGTVRIWDTTGKTDPVVLRGHQDDVKSLAFSPDGTRIASAGIDGTARVWDTSGKTDPVVLRGHGGTVEGVAFSPDGRQVATASDDATLRVWNPSGGGNPVVLRGHGAVVWGASFSPDGTRLASVSTDGTVRVWDPRGPGAPLVLRGHEDAAWTVSVGDGGRRVASGGQDGTVRIWDRAPGRAARVLRGHKGEVLGLTVSRDGRTVASGGQDGTVRIWDLVGADRPVVLTGSAKGAWSVALSPDGRRVAGVDGSGGLRIWPLDGASRPRALLLRAGDTVFRSVSFSPDGRRVAAGGDDGAVRIWDSERGGTPRVLRGHGGLVWSAAFSPDGRKLASVANDGLVRIWDLARGGEPLVLHGHQGFAWSVAFSPDGQWVASAGKDGTVRLWRTDVGGEAVTFGDFGTSVESIAFVSGGQNLVTAHGDGTVRLWRCSACEPVERLTTNNAWGRREDPPTPRRTNSAGAPGGSSVRGESVPRYRVRPLTEPPQAATIGR; from the coding sequence CAGAGCGGGACTACTGCCCGCGGTGCGGGCGGGAGGCGTCGAGGGCGGCCGACACTGGCCGACCGTCCTGCTGGTCCCCGGTGAGCGCCCGGTGGACGAACTGGCCGTACACCTGGCGAACCTGAACAACATCGCGGCGGGGTCTCTGGCTCACGCGCTGACCACCGCACCCGAGGGAATCCGTCTGACCATCCGTCAGACGCTGAGCGGTCTGCCGGAGACGGCGTGTCTGCTGATCGTCGTCGACCAGTTCGAGGAGGCCTTCACCCTCTGCCACGACGAGGGGGAACGAGCACGGTTCGTCGACCTGCTCGTGGCCGCCGCCGGAGAACCCCGGGCGCGGGTCGTGATCGGGACGCGTGCCGATTTCTACGCCCGGTGCGCGGAACACGCCGGCCTGGTGGCGGCGCTCGACGGTCGGCAGGTACTGATCGGGCCCCTCGACGAGGCCGATCTGCGCCAGGTCGTCGCCGGGCCCGCGAAGCGCGAAGGGGTCAGGGTCGAGCCCGAACTGGTCGAGGCCGTGGTGAACGACGCACTCGGCCAGCCGGGTGCGCTGCCGCTGGTGTCGCACGCGCTGCTGGAGACCTGGCGTACCCGGCGGGGGACAGCGTTGACGGCGGCCGGCTACCGGGCGGCGGGCGGGGTCCGCGGAGCGATCGCGCAGAGTGCCGAGCGGGTCTACGGCACGCTGGACGAGACGCAGCGAAGACTCTGCGGCCATCTGTTCGTCCGGCTCACCGCGTTGGGCGAGGGCACGGAGGACACACGCAGGCGGGCGCCACGCGCGGAGTTGCTGGGCGGTCCGGAGCGGGAAGCGGTCTCCGTCGTACTGGACCGGCTGATCGCGGCCCGCCTGGTGACCGTCGACGAGGAGTCGGTGACGGTCGCGCACGAGGCGCTCATCCGGGGCTGGCCACGGCTGCGCGCCTGGCTGGCGGAGGACCGCGAGCTACTGCGGGCCCACCGACGACTGACCCAGGCAGCGGCCGAGTGGGAGCAGCACGGGCGCGACGACGGCGATCTCTTCCAGGGGGCCCGACTGCTCGCCTGGGACGGGCGAAGTCTGGAGCGGTTCAACGACGTGGAGCGGGCCTTCCTGGACGCCGGCCGCTCCCGCCGCGCGTCCGAACGGCGGGGCCGCCGCAGACGGGTGCGGATCGGCGTGGCCATGTTCGCGGCGGTCGTGGCGGTGGTGGGAGCACTGGGCGGGGCCGCGCTGGTACAGAGCGACCGTACGGCGGTCGAGCGCGACCGGGCCGAGTCCCGGCAGCTCGCCGCCGAAGCCCGCAGCGCGCTGCGGACCGATCCCCGCGGGGCGTGGCTGCTGGCGCGGCGGGCGTACGCGACCTCGCCGACCGCGGAGGCCGAGGCGGTACTGCGGCAGGCCGTGGCCGACGACCGGACCGCCGCGGTGGTGCGGGGGCGGGACGGCCGGATGCTCGGAGTGGCGATCAGCCCGGACGGGAGCCGGCTGGTCGGCACCAGCGAGAACGGCGCGGTACGGATCTGGGGGTGGTCGGACGGCCGTGTCTCCGGGGACGCGCCGCGTGTGCTGCGTGGACACCGGGGCGAGGTGTGGAGCCCCGCCTTCACCCCCGACGGGCGGCGGCTGGCCACGGCGGGGCTCGACAGCACCGTACGGGTCTGGGATCTCTCCGGCCGACAGCGGCCCGTGGTACTGCGCGGACACCGGGGACCGGTGCGGAAGGTGGCGTTCAGCCCGGACGGGCGGCGGGTCGCGAGCGCCGGTGACGACGGCACCGTACGCGTCTGGGACGCCGCCGGTCGGGGAAAGCCGCAGGTCCTGCGCGGGCGGCAAGGGGGCGTGCTGGCGGTGGCGTTCAGCGCGGCCGGCCGGCACATGGTCACCGGCGGCAAGGACGGCACGGTCCGGATCTGGGACACGACGGGGAAGACGGACCCCGTGGTGCTGCGCGGCCACCAGGACGACGTCAAGAGTCTCGCGTTCAGTCCGGACGGCACCCGGATCGCCAGCGCCGGCATCGACGGAACGGCGCGGGTCTGGGACACCAGCGGGAAGACCGACCCCGTGGTGCTGCGCGGGCACGGCGGCACGGTAGAGGGCGTGGCCTTCAGCCCCGACGGCCGACAGGTGGCCACCGCCAGCGACGATGCCACGCTCCGCGTCTGGAATCCGTCCGGCGGCGGGAATCCCGTGGTGCTGCGCGGTCACGGTGCCGTGGTCTGGGGCGCGTCGTTCAGCCCGGACGGCACCCGGCTCGCCAGCGTCAGCACCGACGGAACGGTACGGGTGTGGGATCCACGCGGCCCCGGCGCGCCCCTCGTCCTGCGCGGACACGAGGACGCGGCCTGGACCGTCTCCGTCGGAGACGGCGGGCGGCGGGTGGCCAGCGGTGGCCAGGACGGCACGGTGCGGATCTGGGACCGGGCCCCGGGCCGCGCGGCACGGGTCCTGCGCGGACACAAGGGCGAGGTGCTCGGCCTCACCGTCAGCCGGGACGGGCGGACGGTGGCCAGCGGCGGCCAGGACGGCACGGTGCGGATCTGGGACCTCGTGGGGGCGGACCGGCCGGTGGTACTGACGGGCAGTGCGAAAGGCGCGTGGTCCGTGGCCCTCAGCCCGGACGGACGCCGCGTGGCCGGCGTCGACGGCTCCGGCGGGCTGCGGATCTGGCCGCTCGACGGCGCGAGCCGCCCCCGGGCGCTGCTTCTCCGGGCGGGAGACACGGTCTTCCGGTCCGTTTCCTTCAGCCCGGACGGCCGGCGCGTGGCCGCCGGCGGCGACGACGGAGCCGTACGGATCTGGGACTCCGAGCGCGGCGGCACCCCGCGCGTCCTGCGCGGACACGGCGGGCTGGTCTGGTCCGCGGCCTTCAGCCCCGACGGCCGGAAGCTGGCGAGCGTCGCCAACGACGGCCTCGTACGGATCTGGGACCTCGCGCGCGGCGGTGAACCCCTCGTGCTCCACGGCCACCAGGGCTTCGCCTGGAGCGTCGCGTTCAGCCCCGACGGGCAGTGGGTCGCCAGCGCGGGCAAGGACGGCACCGTACGTCTGTGGCGGACCGACGTGGGCGGCGAAGCGGTCACCTTCGGGGACTTCGGTACGTCGGTGGAGAGCATCGCCTTCGTCTCCGGCGGCCAGAACCTGGTCACCGCGCACGGCGACGGCACGGTCCGCCTCTGGCGCTGCTCCGCGTGCGAACCGGTCGAGCGGCTGACCACGAACAACGCCTGGGGCCGGCGGGAAGACCCCCCGACACCCCGGCGGACGAACAGCGCGGGGGCGCCGGGAGGTTCTTCCGTACGGGGGGAATCGGTTCCGCGGTACCGGGTGCGGCCGCTCACCGAGCCACCCCAAGCCGCCACGATCGGCCGCTGA